One Chanodichthys erythropterus isolate Z2021 chromosome 10, ASM2448905v1, whole genome shotgun sequence DNA segment encodes these proteins:
- the LOC137029483 gene encoding trace amine-associated receptor 13c-like translates to MSNWGVTNTENETIQYCFPNNNLSCTKNVKPGAEYIIVYILISTISVFTVFLNLLVIISIAHFKQLHTPTNVLIFSLAVADLIVGLIVMPVQGIKLIEPCWYFGEIFCSIFPYILYVVTTASLGNLIIISVDRYIAVNDPLRYPSRVNINRAVFSIVVNWVFSSIYSFFLLYESLLYPEKNLTCIGKCVLFIKLGYIITDVLVTLVTPCCLIISLYLKICLVAKHQAEHINSLRDQKAKSEKKAARTLGVVVMVYLLCWIPYYLAALTLGQDTGDSFVINLMYWILCMNSCMNPLIYAMFYRWFRLSAKYILTLKIFEPSSEYFNLFLEEK, encoded by the coding sequence ATGTCTAACTGGGGTGTGACAAACACAGAAAATGAAACAATCCAATACTGCTTTCCGAACAACAATTTGTCTTGCACCAAAAATGTAAAACCTGGAGCCGAGTACATTATTGTGTACATATTAATTTCTACAATATCAGTATTCACTGTGTTTCTGAACTTGCTGGTGatcatctccatcgctcacTTCAAACAGCTCCACACTCCAACCAATGTGCTGATCTTTTCTCTGGCAGTGGCTGATCTGATTGTGGGACTGATTGTTATGCCAGTACAGGGCATCAAATTGATAGAGCCATGCTGGTACTTTGGAGAAATTTTTTGCTCTATATTTCCTTATATTTTGTATGTGGTTACTACAGCATCTCTTGGTaatttgattattatatctgtGGATCGTTACATTGCTGTGAATGACCCTTTGCGATATCCATCAAGGGTAAATATTAACAGAGCAGTTTTTTCTATTGTTGTAAACTGGGTATTTTCCAGcatatattctttttttcttttgtatgaGTCTTTACTCTATCCAGAGAAAAATCTTACATGTATTGGAAAATGTGTACTTTTTATTAAGTTGGGATATATCATAACAGATGTTTTAGTTACTTTAGTGACACCTTGTTgtttaataatttctttatatCTGAAAATCTGCCTTGTAGCAAAACATCAAGCTGAGCATATCAACTCACTCAGAGACCAAAAGGCCAAGTCAGAAAAAAAGGCTGCAAGAACCTTAGGTGTTGTTGTAATGGTTTATCTTCTATGTTGGATACCATATTATTTAGCTGCTCTTACTCTTGGGCAAGACACAGGTGActcttttgtcattaatttaatgtattGGATTTTATGCATgaattcatgcatgaatccaCTTATTTATGCAATGTTTTATAGATGGTTTCGATTATCAgcaaaatacattttgactCTGAAAATATTCGAACCTTCATCAGAATACTTCAACCTATTCCTGGAAGAGAAATGA